The Gemmatimonadaceae bacterium genome contains the following window.
ATGGGCGCAGCGGCTTCCGGGCGCGGTGCGGTCGTCGCCGTGGAGGCGGCGGAGCCCGCGCAGGCACTGAGGAGGAACGCAGCGAAGAGCGTGGACAGCCGGGCGGCAGCGGACCTGGAAGGCATCGGACCTTGGGAAGAAGGGTGGCGTCCGTGTACGCAATCGCCCGGAACCGCCGTTCGCAACCCGAGGGCGAGGGCGGCGTTCAACCACACCCGGATGCACAGCGCCCCGGCCGAGCCAAGCTCGACCGGGGCGCCGTTCACTTCCATCCTTCGTCCTACACCCTCCGTCCCAGCCTTACTCCTCGTCCGCCATCGAATCGAGGTCCGCCGGGATCGGCGCGTTCTCTTCCTCCTCGGTGTGCACCTTGGACGGCTCCGCCGGGCGCTCCTGGCCCTCGGGGATGTCCACCACGCCGAGCACGATGCGACGGTGAATCGGGTCCACCTCGAGGATGCGCACGTTCATCGCCATCCCTTCCCAGGCCACGTCAGCCGAGCTGTTCACCTGCTGGCCGGTCAGGTTGAGATGCGAGAGCGGCACGAAGCCCTCGATGTCGTTGCCGATGTCCACGACCACGCCCTTGTCCATCAGGCGGGCCACCTTGCCCGGGAGCTCCGTGCCCACGGGGAAGGTCTCGCCGATGCGCAGCCAGGGATCCTCGGACGCCTGCTTGAGGCCCAGCGAGATGCGCTTGTTCTCGGCGTCGATGTTGAGGATCACCACGTCCACCGCGTCGCCCTTCTTCACGACCTCCGACGGGTGCTGGACGCGCTTGGTCCAGGACATATCGGAGATGTGGATGAGGCCGTCGATGCCCGGCTCGATCTCAACAAACGCGCCGAACGAGGTCAGGTTGCGGACCTTCCCGTTGAGGCGCGTGCCCACCGGGTACTTGAGCGGCAGCACCATCCACGGATCCTGCTCGGTCTGCTTCATTCCGAGTGAGATCTTCTCCTCGTTCGGATCGACCTTGAGCACCACCGCCTCGATCGACTCGCCGATGGAGACGAGCTTCGAGGGATGACGGACGTTGCGCGTCCAGCTCATCTCGGAGATGTGCACGAGGCCCTCGATGCCCGGCTCGAGCTCGATGAAGGCGCCGTAGTTCGTGATGCTGACGACCTTGCCCGAGACGCGGGTGCCGACCGGGAACTTCTCGGCGACATCCTTCCACGGGTAGGCCTGGAGCTGCTTGAGGCCGAGCGAGATGCGCTCGCGCTCCCAATCGATGTCCAGGACCTTGACCTCGAGCTCCATGCCGATCTGGACCATCTCGCTCGGATGCGAGATGCGGCCCCAGGACATGTCGGTGATGTGGAGCAGGCCGTCCACGCCGCCGAGGTCGATGAAGGCGCCGAAGTCCGTGATGTTCTTCACCACGCCCTTCCGCACCTGGTCCTTGTTGAGCTCCTTCATCAGCTTCTCGCGCTTGCCGGCACGCTCGGTCTCGAGGATCACGCGGCGAGACACGACGATGTTGCGGCGGCGCTTGTTGAGCTTGATGATCTTGAACTCGTAGGTCTGGCCCAGGAGCTCGTCGATGTTCGGGACGCGACGCAGCGCG
Protein-coding sequences here:
- a CDS encoding 30S ribosomal protein S1; translation: MTVAEQESTELTPEEIARQKRDAQRAQLRPLANRRPELYDEDELSSDEFEAMMEMYNGTLASIEEGEIVKSTVLEIRENLVVLDIGFKSEGTIPLEEFKDMPELKVGDEVEVLLEHLEDSEGSVVLSKKKADFMRVWERIRVAYESDQPVTGTLVKKIKGGVVVDLMGVDAFLPGSQIALRRVPNIDELLGQTYEFKIIKLNKRRRNIVVSRRVILETERAGKREKLMKELNKDQVRKGVVKNITDFGAFIDLGGVDGLLHITDMSWGRISHPSEMVQIGMELEVKVLDIDWERERISLGLKQLQAYPWKDVAEKFPVGTRVSGKVVSITNYGAFIELEPGIEGLVHISEMSWTRNVRHPSKLVSIGESIEAVVLKVDPNEEKISLGMKQTEQDPWMVLPLKYPVGTRLNGKVRNLTSFGAFVEIEPGIDGLIHISDMSWTKRVQHPSEVVKKGDAVDVVILNIDAENKRISLGLKQASEDPWLRIGETFPVGTELPGKVARLMDKGVVVDIGNDIEGFVPLSHLNLTGQQVNSSADVAWEGMAMNVRILEVDPIHRRIVLGVVDIPEGQERPAEPSKVHTEEEENAPIPADLDSMADEE